From one Bacteroides fragilis NCTC 9343 genomic stretch:
- the porL gene encoding type IX secretion system motor protein PorL/GldL, translated as MKLSKFLSSRTGKRFYNLCYCWGACLVILGAVFKIAHMPYDNLFLMIGLFTEVFIFFISGFDEPAREYKWERVFPLLNDKNANINPHTGVSDTLMTEKYIQQLKRLENNVCKLNETYEAQIKGMTEHAKSLNEMNSEELKKETEKMAAYIELLNKQYSQMLNAMNVKTGK; from the coding sequence ATGAAATTAAGTAAATTCTTATCGAGCAGAACAGGAAAACGTTTCTATAACCTCTGTTATTGCTGGGGAGCCTGTCTGGTTATTTTGGGAGCCGTATTCAAAATCGCTCACATGCCTTATGATAATCTGTTTTTAATGATCGGATTATTTACGGAGGTATTCATCTTCTTCATCTCCGGATTTGACGAACCGGCTAGAGAGTACAAATGGGAAAGGGTGTTTCCGCTATTGAATGATAAAAACGCAAACATAAATCCCCATACAGGAGTATCGGATACACTGATGACAGAAAAGTACATACAGCAGCTGAAAAGACTGGAAAACAACGTGTGTAAACTCAATGAAACGTACGAAGCGCAAATAAAGGGAATGACGGAACACGCTAAGTCGTTGAACGAGATGAATTCGGAGGAACTGAAAAAGGAGACAGAAAAAATGGCAGCATACATAGAATTACTGAACAAGCAATATAGTCAGATGCTGAATGCCATGAATGTAAAAACCGGGAAATAA
- the porM gene encoding type IX secretion system motor protein PorM/GldM, with amino-acid sequence MAKYTLPPRQKMINLLYVVLIAMLAINISSDVLEGYGQMNNDYLPQIKKLEEYNRTLLERINSRNDKAALSAQNIDAAAGKLMDTLEELKEDIARKADKEKYEAGKLKAKDDLNAVPEVFLSVTGGKGKTLRLSLDTFKEDALSLIKNDAHRQLVGTYLNTESPGTGISWEKETFSYLPAIGGVTFINKMQEEVLLCVNEVYRSLLYEEAEDGKGGAFVFINEDQMIVNKDGTVDLPVVQITPALTSILYTDYENPLNILTAGIPFNEVTFRMTNGKILKRGNHCIAVPDEKAQTATVTATQIKNGVARQLAEYRYTVKALPDPTPYILCTDENGRTVQYRGNVPINKRLVSNMTQLGASISDGPKANYEISSFEMVLIKGSSKAVTSIPNTGNKFSARQMELIRQLEKGDKFYITSIVVTGPGNKKKQIASINVVLI; translated from the coding sequence ATGGCTAAATATACATTGCCGCCAAGGCAAAAGATGATTAACCTGCTGTACGTGGTATTGATTGCTATGCTGGCCATCAATATATCGTCGGATGTCTTAGAGGGGTATGGACAAATGAACAACGACTACCTTCCACAAATAAAAAAGCTGGAAGAATATAACCGGACTTTACTGGAAAGAATTAACAGCCGAAATGATAAAGCGGCTTTATCTGCACAGAACATAGATGCGGCGGCAGGAAAACTAATGGATACACTGGAGGAACTGAAAGAAGATATCGCCCGGAAAGCGGACAAAGAGAAATATGAAGCCGGCAAGCTAAAGGCAAAAGATGACTTGAACGCTGTGCCGGAGGTATTTCTGTCGGTCACCGGGGGGAAAGGGAAAACACTCAGGCTCTCACTGGATACATTCAAAGAAGACGCTTTATCGCTGATCAAGAATGATGCACACAGACAACTGGTAGGCACTTACCTCAATACGGAAAGTCCGGGTACCGGAATATCCTGGGAAAAGGAAACCTTCTCTTATCTTCCTGCCATCGGTGGAGTGACATTTATCAATAAAATGCAGGAAGAGGTGTTGCTGTGCGTGAATGAAGTATATCGGTCACTGCTGTACGAAGAGGCAGAAGATGGAAAAGGCGGAGCTTTTGTATTCATCAATGAAGACCAGATGATAGTAAATAAAGATGGAACGGTGGACCTGCCTGTAGTACAGATCACACCCGCCTTAACAAGTATCTTGTATACCGACTATGAAAACCCGCTAAATATACTGACTGCGGGAATACCGTTCAACGAGGTGACATTCCGGATGACGAACGGAAAGATACTCAAAAGAGGAAACCATTGCATAGCCGTTCCCGACGAAAAAGCACAGACAGCGACAGTTACCGCCACACAGATAAAAAACGGGGTGGCAAGGCAACTGGCCGAATACCGGTATACCGTAAAGGCACTGCCCGATCCGACACCCTATATACTCTGCACGGATGAAAACGGGAGAACGGTGCAATACCGGGGAAATGTGCCCATTAACAAACGGCTGGTATCCAACATGACACAGCTGGGAGCTTCAATCAGCGATGGTCCGAAAGCCAACTACGAGATCAGCAGCTTTGAAATGGTATTGATCAAAGGAAGCAGTAAAGCGGTAACTTCAATACCCAACACCGGGAACAAATTCTCGGCCAGGCAAATGGAACTGATCAGACAACTGGAGAAAGGAGATAAATTCTATATCACTTCGATTGTTGTGACCGGTCCGGGAAACAAAAAGAAACAGATTGCATCAATCAATGTCGTATTAATATAA
- a CDS encoding OmpA family protein: MTNILGLKQNRWIVGAVLLLTTCNLQAQEQPNAREKFERGNWFVSGGLNGEWLTKTIGNVYAGGKISGGVYLTPLSGFRATAEIGKNRIGNDTEATQLSANLDYMLTLIGNNGFKRFNLAAILGAGFNYYDFGDNDPKYTRVNTISGNFSIQASYNVNRKFSVFIEPGLKVLPKYYSKELNNKIYMQSNLTIGLAYTFRDKYRKSVDNSIHPLYLPEADLLEIKEKIGMLCEEVMQMKQELKERRKITDGQNLMIVPPKDALSIDIMFDEFSSFVSEEQGQKIDGIGEWMKNNNASIRIIAFSDNLTDKKADQELRKRRSEAIRKILIEKYHISPERISESTPEAMGYENKTGCNAMIVYIPENK; this comes from the coding sequence ATGACAAATATATTGGGATTGAAACAAAACAGATGGATCGTTGGGGCAGTACTGCTGCTGACAACCTGTAACTTACAGGCACAGGAACAGCCAAACGCCAGGGAAAAGTTTGAAAGAGGAAATTGGTTTGTATCCGGTGGCCTGAATGGAGAATGGCTGACCAAGACAATCGGTAACGTATATGCAGGCGGCAAAATCTCCGGAGGTGTATATCTGACGCCTCTTTCGGGATTCAGAGCCACTGCGGAGATCGGTAAGAACCGGATAGGGAATGACACAGAAGCCACGCAACTCAGCGCAAACCTGGATTATATGTTGACTCTGATAGGAAACAATGGATTCAAAAGATTTAATCTGGCGGCTATTCTGGGTGCCGGTTTCAACTATTATGACTTTGGGGACAATGATCCGAAATATACAAGAGTCAACACCATTTCGGGTAACTTCTCGATTCAGGCTTCGTACAATGTAAACAGAAAATTCAGCGTATTTATAGAACCGGGATTGAAGGTTTTACCCAAATACTACAGCAAAGAACTGAACAACAAAATTTATATGCAAAGCAACCTCACAATAGGACTTGCATATACTTTCAGAGATAAATATCGGAAGAGCGTGGACAACAGCATCCACCCCCTCTATCTACCGGAAGCGGATCTACTGGAGATAAAGGAGAAAATAGGGATGCTCTGTGAAGAGGTAATGCAAATGAAGCAGGAATTAAAGGAACGCCGGAAAATAACAGACGGGCAAAACCTGATGATTGTTCCGCCAAAGGATGCACTCTCCATCGATATTATGTTCGACGAATTCAGTTCATTCGTTAGCGAAGAGCAGGGACAGAAAATAGACGGAATTGGCGAATGGATGAAGAATAATAACGCAAGTATCCGGATCATTGCTTTCAGTGATAACCTGACCGACAAAAAAGCGGATCAGGAGCTGCGTAAACGTCGTTCGGAAGCCATCCGGAAGATATTGATAGAGAAATATCACATCTCTCCCGAACGCATTTCGGAATCGACACCGGAAGCGATGGGATATGAAAACAAAACGGGATGTAATGCAATGATTGTATACATTCCTGAAAACAAATAA
- a CDS encoding BT0820 family HAD-type phosphatase: MTIAVDFDGTIVEHRYPKIGEEIPFATETLKILAQERHKLILWTVREGELLEEAIEWCRQRGVFFYSVNKDYPEEEKSHNGFSRKLKADLFIDDRNLGGLPDWGTIYQMIHEQKPYEPVLCDRQKPTGDLSWIEKLLGKRNK; this comes from the coding sequence ATGACGATTGCTGTTGATTTTGATGGTACCATCGTAGAACACCGCTATCCGAAGATCGGAGAAGAAATTCCATTCGCAACAGAAACCCTGAAAATATTGGCTCAGGAGCGACATAAGCTTATCTTATGGACCGTACGCGAAGGAGAATTGCTTGAAGAAGCGATTGAATGGTGCCGCCAACGGGGAGTCTTTTTCTATTCTGTCAACAAGGACTATCCGGAAGAAGAAAAGAGTCATAACGGATTCTCCCGTAAACTGAAAGCAGACCTGTTTATTGATGACCGGAACCTGGGAGGTTTGCCTGACTGGGGAACCATCTACCAGATGATCCATGAACAAAAGCCATACGAACCTGTTCTATGTGACAGGCAGAAACCGACCGGCGATTTAAGCTGGATAGAGAAACTGCTCGGCAAACGTAACAAATAA
- a CDS encoding mannose-1-phosphate guanylyltransferase, whose protein sequence is MNNHVVIMAGGIGSRFWPMSTPECPKQFIDILGCGKTLIQLTVERFGNVCPQENMWVVTSEKYIDTIREQLPGIPESNILAEPCPRNTAPCIAYACWKIKKKYPEANIVVTPSDQVVIDTTEFRRVIEKALLFTDKSSAIITLGIKPARPETGYGYIAAGEPITRDKEIFHVEAFKEKPDKETAEKYLAAGNYFWNAGIFVWNVRTITAVMRVYAPGIAQIFDRIYPDFYTEREEESVKKLFPTAESISIDYAVMEKAEEIYVLPAQMGWSDLGTWGALHTLLPKDKEGNATVGPDIRMYESRNCMVHASQEKRVVIQGLNDYIIAEKDNILLICQLSEEQRIKDFSKE, encoded by the coding sequence ATGAACAATCATGTAGTAATTATGGCCGGTGGCATAGGAAGTCGATTTTGGCCCATGAGTACACCGGAATGTCCCAAACAATTCATAGATATATTGGGATGTGGGAAAACACTGATTCAGCTAACTGTAGAGAGATTCGGTAATGTTTGTCCACAGGAGAACATGTGGGTGGTCACTTCGGAAAAGTATATAGATACTATTCGGGAGCAACTGCCGGGTATCCCGGAAAGTAATATACTGGCAGAACCCTGTCCCAGAAATACAGCTCCCTGCATTGCGTATGCCTGCTGGAAAATAAAAAAGAAATATCCGGAAGCCAACATTGTCGTGACTCCTTCCGATCAAGTGGTAATCGATACCACTGAATTTCGCAGGGTGATTGAGAAAGCGCTTTTGTTCACTGATAAAAGCAGTGCCATCATCACATTGGGAATAAAACCTGCCCGTCCGGAAACCGGATATGGATATATCGCCGCAGGTGAACCGATAACGAGAGACAAAGAAATATTCCACGTAGAAGCATTCAAGGAAAAGCCTGATAAAGAAACTGCTGAAAAATATCTGGCAGCAGGCAACTACTTCTGGAATGCAGGAATATTCGTTTGGAATGTGAGAACGATCACAGCCGTAATGCGGGTATATGCACCGGGGATAGCTCAGATTTTCGACCGGATATATCCCGACTTTTATACAGAACGCGAGGAAGAAAGCGTGAAGAAGCTATTCCCCACTGCCGAAAGTATCTCGATAGATTATGCAGTGATGGAAAAAGCGGAAGAGATTTATGTATTACCTGCCCAAATGGGGTGGTCGGACTTAGGTACCTGGGGAGCATTACACACCTTGTTGCCAAAAGATAAAGAAGGCAATGCAACAGTAGGACCGGATATCCGGATGTATGAAAGCCGAAACTGCATGGTGCACGCCTCACAGGAAAAACGAGTAGTCATACAAGGGCTGAACGATTACATCATAGCCGAAAAAGACAATATATTATTAATATGCCAGTTATCAGAAGAGCAACGAATTAAAGATTTCTCAAAAGAATAA
- a CDS encoding sodium ion-translocating decarboxylase subunit beta: MNGIFEKLYDMTAFSNIVAEPQFLVMYVIAFVLLYLGIKKQYEPLLLVPIAFGVLLANFPGGGMGVIQADENGMILVNGVMKNIWEMPLHDIAHELGLMNFVYYMLIKTGFLPPIIFMGVGALTDFGPMLRNLRLSIFGAAAQLGIFTVLLVAILMGFTPSEAASLGIIGGADGPTAIFTTIKLAPHLLGPIAIAAYSYMALVPVIIPLVVRLLCTKKELSINMKEQEKKYPSKTEIKNLRVLKIIFPIVVTTVVALFVPSAVPLIGMLMFGNLVKEIGANTFRLFDAASNSIMNAATIFLGLSVGATMTSEAFLNWTTIGIVVGGFLAFALSIAGGIFFVKLVNLFTKKKINPLIGATGLSAVPMASRVANDIALKYDPKNHVLQYCMASNISGVIGSAVAAGVLISFLS, encoded by the coding sequence ATGAACGGAATATTTGAAAAATTATATGATATGACTGCCTTCAGCAATATTGTTGCCGAACCGCAGTTTCTGGTGATGTATGTCATTGCCTTCGTTCTCTTGTATCTGGGTATAAAGAAACAATACGAGCCTCTTTTATTGGTGCCGATTGCCTTTGGAGTGCTGTTGGCTAACTTCCCCGGCGGAGGAATGGGAGTGATACAGGCTGACGAGAATGGCATGATCCTGGTGAACGGAGTAATGAAGAATATCTGGGAGATGCCTCTCCATGATATTGCTCATGAATTGGGACTGATGAACTTTGTGTATTATATGCTTATAAAGACAGGGTTCCTTCCCCCGATCATTTTTATGGGAGTGGGGGCCTTGACGGACTTCGGACCGATGCTTCGCAATCTGCGTCTGTCTATATTCGGGGCTGCCGCTCAATTGGGTATCTTTACTGTGTTGTTGGTAGCTATCCTGATGGGATTTACACCCAGTGAAGCAGCTTCTTTGGGAATTATCGGTGGTGCGGACGGACCTACGGCCATCTTTACCACCATCAAGTTGGCTCCGCATCTATTGGGCCCGATCGCGATTGCCGCCTATTCTTATATGGCATTGGTTCCGGTTATCATTCCACTGGTCGTTCGTCTTTTGTGTACCAAGAAGGAACTGAGTATCAATATGAAAGAGCAGGAGAAGAAATATCCATCGAAAACGGAAATTAAAAACCTCCGTGTATTGAAAATTATTTTCCCGATTGTGGTGACTACGGTCGTGGCTCTGTTTGTACCGAGTGCAGTGCCCTTGATCGGTATGCTGATGTTCGGTAACCTGGTGAAAGAGATCGGTGCCAATACTTTCCGTCTGTTTGACGCAGCTTCGAATAGTATCATGAATGCGGCAACCATTTTCCTGGGTTTGTCGGTAGGAGCCACGATGACAAGTGAAGCTTTCCTGAACTGGACGACTATCGGTATTGTGGTAGGAGGATTCCTGGCTTTTGCTTTGTCGATAGCAGGAGGTATCTTCTTTGTGAAACTGGTGAATCTGTTTACGAAGAAAAAGATTAATCCGCTGATTGGTGCTACGGGACTTAGTGCGGTTCCTATGGCCAGCCGTGTAGCCAATGACATTGCTTTGAAATATGATCCTAAAAATCATGTATTGCAATATTGTATGGCCAGCAATATCTCGGGAGTGATCGGGTCTGCCGTAGCGGCAGGGGTGCTGATCTCTTTTCTGTCTTAA
- a CDS encoding biotin/lipoyl-containing protein — protein MKREVKFSLVFRDMWQSAGKYVPRVDQLVKVAPAIVEMGCFARVETNGGGFEQVNLLFGENPNKSVRAWTKPFHEAGIQTHMLDRALNGLRMSPVPADVRKLFYKVKKAQGTDITRTFCGLNDVRNIAPSITYAKDAGMISQCSLCITHSPIHTVEYYTNMALELIKLGADEICIKDMAGIGRPVSLGKIVANVKAAHPDIPIQYHSHAGPGFNMASILEVCEAGCDYVDVGMEPLSWGTGHADLLSVQAMLKDAGFQVPEINMEAYMKVRALIQEFMDDFLGLYISPKNRLMNSLLIAPGLPGGMMGSLMADLETNLESINKYKAKHNLPFMTQDQLLIKLFNEVAYVWPRVGYPPLVTPFSQYVKNLSMMNVIAMEKGKERWGMIADDIWDMILGKAGRLPGKLAPEIIEKAEREGRKFFEGNPQDNYPDDLEKYRKLMKEKKWETGEDDEELFEYAMHPAQYEAYKSGKAKEDFLADVAKRRAEKEQVPTEEAKPKTLTVQVDGQAYRVTVAYGDTELPVAPASQPSAAAGEGKEVLSPLEGKFFLVKNAQETPLKVGDAVKEGDVLCYVEAMKTYNAIRAEFGGTVTAISANPGDTVSEDDVLMKIG, from the coding sequence ATGAAAAGAGAAGTAAAATTTAGTCTGGTTTTTAGAGACATGTGGCAGTCTGCCGGTAAATATGTGCCTCGGGTAGACCAGTTGGTGAAGGTAGCACCTGCTATTGTTGAAATGGGATGTTTTGCCCGGGTAGAAACAAACGGCGGTGGTTTTGAACAGGTAAATTTATTGTTTGGTGAAAACCCGAATAAATCGGTGCGTGCATGGACAAAGCCTTTCCATGAAGCCGGGATACAGACACACATGTTGGATCGTGCTCTCAACGGGCTTCGTATGAGTCCTGTTCCGGCCGATGTGCGTAAGTTGTTTTATAAAGTAAAGAAAGCACAGGGGACGGATATCACCCGTACATTCTGTGGGCTGAATGATGTACGCAATATCGCTCCTTCTATCACTTATGCCAAAGATGCAGGAATGATTTCGCAATGTTCGCTTTGTATCACCCATTCGCCAATCCATACGGTGGAATATTACACCAATATGGCACTGGAACTGATAAAACTGGGGGCGGACGAGATTTGCATTAAAGACATGGCAGGTATCGGACGCCCCGTTTCTTTGGGCAAGATTGTGGCAAATGTCAAAGCTGCGCATCCCGATATTCCTATTCAATATCACAGCCATGCAGGACCGGGCTTTAACATGGCCAGCATTTTGGAAGTATGTGAAGCCGGGTGTGATTATGTAGATGTCGGAATGGAACCGTTGTCGTGGGGCACAGGACATGCCGATTTATTGAGTGTACAGGCCATGTTGAAAGATGCGGGATTCCAGGTACCTGAGATTAATATGGAGGCCTATATGAAGGTGCGTGCCCTGATTCAGGAATTCATGGACGACTTTCTGGGACTGTATATCAGTCCGAAAAACCGGTTGATGAATTCATTGTTGATAGCTCCGGGACTTCCGGGCGGAATGATGGGAAGCCTGATGGCAGATTTGGAAACGAACCTGGAATCTATTAATAAGTATAAGGCAAAACACAATCTTCCTTTTATGACACAAGATCAGCTTCTGATCAAGTTGTTCAATGAAGTGGCTTATGTATGGCCCCGCGTCGGATATCCTCCTTTGGTTACTCCTTTCAGCCAGTATGTGAAAAATCTTTCGATGATGAACGTTATCGCGATGGAGAAAGGAAAAGAGCGTTGGGGAATGATCGCTGATGATATTTGGGATATGATTCTGGGCAAAGCCGGACGTCTGCCGGGCAAGCTCGCTCCTGAAATTATAGAGAAAGCCGAGAGAGAAGGACGGAAATTCTTTGAGGGAAATCCGCAGGATAACTATCCGGATGATCTTGAGAAATATCGCAAACTAATGAAAGAAAAGAAGTGGGAGACAGGCGAGGACGATGAAGAACTCTTTGAATATGCGATGCATCCGGCTCAATATGAAGCTTATAAGAGCGGAAAAGCGAAAGAGGATTTTTTGGCTGATGTAGCAAAACGCAGGGCTGAGAAAGAGCAGGTGCCTACGGAAGAAGCGAAACCTAAAACACTTACGGTACAGGTAGACGGGCAAGCTTACCGGGTGACAGTTGCTTACGGAGACACGGAACTGCCTGTTGCACCGGCTTCACAACCGTCTGCTGCTGCAGGTGAAGGGAAAGAGGTACTTTCTCCGCTTGAAGGAAAATTCTTCCTGGTAAAGAATGCGCAAGAGACTCCGCTCAAGGTAGGCGATGCGGTGAAAGAAGGTGATGTGCTTTGCTACGTGGAAGCAATGAAAACCTATAATGCCATCCGCGCCGAATTTGGTGGAACGGTAACAGCTATTTCTGCAAATCCCGGTGATACGGTTTCTGAAGATGATGTATTAATGAAGATAGGATGA
- a CDS encoding OadG family protein, with translation MENLETALLLMVVGMATVFAILLIVIYLGKLLISLVNKYAPEEQLPAKQGAQSPVPIPGNIVAAITAAVNVVTQGKGKVAKIEKI, from the coding sequence ATGGAAAATTTGGAAACAGCGCTCCTACTGATGGTAGTCGGGATGGCAACTGTCTTTGCTATCCTCCTCATTGTGATCTATTTAGGAAAGTTACTTATCTCGTTGGTTAATAAATATGCTCCTGAAGAACAGCTTCCTGCAAAGCAAGGTGCCCAATCACCGGTTCCTATTCCCGGAAATATTGTTGCAGCCATTACGGCGGCCGTTAATGTGGTGACTCAGGGAAAAGGGAAAGTGGCTAAAATCGAGAAAATCTGA
- a CDS encoding bifunctional metallophosphatase/5'-nucleotidase, which translates to MEKLHIRKIASLGLMLCFFTGGGAQTPVKVEKRKEHKSNTVIPVVKGNVTDTLSLVSFNDFHGAFACDKGVPGAGQLVQTVLTQKEKNKNTIVLSVGDNFSGSYFSRITRGNPLPEMFQEMDVRMSAVGNHEFDWGLPYLTDTAKVYMNFVAANIITDRGDTLEWAKPYRIVTLNLKNGGTVRVAFVGLTTTDTAHKTSPENIKGLAFVHPVYAARVETACRLKKEGKVDMVVLLMHIGTNMKNRDIIEEENAKLLPFLKGVDAIISGHSHEVVLSKVNDVPIIQAGVNGTHIGKLDFRVVKEEGGNRISYIGGDTIRTEGPSNAHIDSLVDKVLAVYGLSEKLILAKDALIHDRTINKWEYTPVGAYVTAAYVRSFLENEKVPAELKVLPVIGVNHFGGLRASIPAGEVTRLRAGNVLPFGGNVVAYEFTGERLKQLLDDGRRNKNGFLQTSYLKLHLNSKGNVETITDCRTNKIIRDDDKCIVVLDAFITSGGDGYDSKLFSGYEIGDFNSQNLETTVAFIDYLKSLKGFVSSEAAPIPIVQK; encoded by the coding sequence ATGGAAAAATTGCATATCCGGAAGATTGCTTCATTGGGGTTGATGCTTTGCTTTTTTACGGGGGGAGGAGCACAGACACCTGTCAAAGTGGAAAAAAGGAAAGAGCATAAATCGAATACTGTAATACCTGTTGTCAAGGGAAATGTGACAGATACCTTGTCACTTGTATCATTTAACGATTTTCATGGAGCCTTTGCCTGCGATAAGGGTGTTCCCGGAGCCGGCCAACTGGTACAAACAGTGTTGACACAGAAAGAGAAAAATAAAAATACCATCGTGCTTTCTGTCGGAGATAATTTCAGCGGAAGTTATTTCTCAAGAATAACCAGAGGCAATCCGTTACCGGAAATGTTTCAGGAAATGGATGTAAGAATGTCCGCTGTAGGTAATCACGAGTTTGATTGGGGATTACCCTATCTGACGGATACGGCGAAGGTATATATGAATTTTGTGGCAGCCAATATTATAACGGATCGGGGAGATACGTTGGAGTGGGCTAAACCTTACCGGATTGTGACTCTGAATCTGAAGAATGGAGGAACGGTGCGGGTGGCTTTCGTAGGGTTGACAACGACTGATACGGCACATAAAACGAGTCCGGAAAATATAAAGGGACTGGCTTTTGTGCATCCTGTATATGCAGCCCGTGTCGAGACTGCCTGTCGGTTGAAGAAAGAAGGCAAAGTGGATATGGTAGTCCTCTTGATGCATATCGGCACTAACATGAAGAATAGAGATATTATAGAAGAGGAGAATGCTAAATTGCTGCCTTTCCTGAAAGGAGTGGACGCAATCATTTCCGGGCATTCTCACGAAGTTGTTCTTAGTAAGGTGAACGATGTACCCATTATCCAGGCAGGGGTAAACGGTACTCATATCGGTAAGTTGGATTTTAGAGTAGTGAAAGAAGAGGGCGGCAATCGCATCTCTTATATAGGAGGCGATACAATTCGGACAGAGGGGCCGTCTAATGCACATATCGATTCGTTGGTCGATAAAGTATTGGCGGTATACGGACTGTCGGAAAAGCTGATTTTGGCAAAAGATGCCCTGATCCACGATCGTACCATTAATAAATGGGAGTACACTCCGGTGGGAGCTTATGTGACAGCTGCCTACGTCCGGAGTTTCTTAGAGAATGAAAAAGTGCCTGCCGAATTGAAAGTGTTGCCTGTCATTGGGGTAAATCATTTTGGTGGTTTACGTGCCAGTATTCCGGCGGGTGAGGTCACAAGGTTGCGTGCCGGCAATGTGCTTCCATTCGGTGGTAACGTGGTGGCTTATGAATTTACGGGTGAACGGTTGAAGCAATTATTGGACGATGGACGCAGGAATAAAAACGGTTTTCTGCAAACTTCTTATTTAAAACTACATTTGAATTCGAAAGGAAATGTTGAAACGATAACCGACTGCCGTACCAATAAGATAATCCGTGATGACGATAAATGTATCGTTGTATTGGATGCTTTCATCACCTCGGGTGGCGACGGTTATGACAGCAAATTATTTTCAGGTTATGAAATAGGAGATTTTAATAGTCAGAATCTTGAAACAACTGTGGCTTTTATCGATTATTTGAAGAGTCTGAAAGGGTTTGTCTCCTCTGAGGCTGCGCCGATACCCATAGTACAAAAGTAA
- a CDS encoding DUF4858 domain-containing protein, whose amino-acid sequence MRFILFIIFSLCLPLVMQGQEQNVWTQNDSLMLKKILAGQAEIRINREALRELDRAFSSPRRLFKSQSRSAILLIKDFLLYRPNVFTGKYHISTFKVNELNIRQDSLFMNVHMLGNKQLFVKSQLDIGDPRVLIKRKTDIQFKFTDHLAYRVYGGYTIDKNRTIILPTTATPYYVGIGFSYSLNKKLQLKTGIEYQYNVIYKRWEWVWNSGIRFNF is encoded by the coding sequence ATGAGATTCATTTTATTTATCATATTTTCTTTATGTTTGCCTTTGGTCATGCAAGGACAAGAACAAAATGTGTGGACACAAAATGACTCTTTGATGTTAAAGAAAATATTAGCAGGACAAGCTGAAATCCGAATTAACCGGGAGGCATTAAGAGAACTCGACAGAGCTTTTTCTTCTCCACGACGCTTATTTAAATCTCAATCTCGTTCTGCCATTTTACTAATCAAAGATTTCCTATTGTACAGACCTAACGTCTTTACAGGTAAATACCATATATCCACTTTTAAAGTTAATGAGTTGAATATCCGGCAAGATTCGCTCTTCATGAATGTCCACATGTTGGGCAATAAACAGTTATTTGTAAAATCCCAGTTGGATATAGGGGATCCCCGAGTATTGATAAAGAGGAAAACTGATATACAGTTTAAGTTTACAGACCATTTGGCGTATCGTGTTTATGGTGGCTATACTATTGATAAGAACCGAACAATAATATTGCCAACTACAGCTACTCCATATTATGTGGGTATAGGCTTTTCTTATAGTCTCAATAAGAAATTACAGTTAAAAACAGGGATAGAGTATCAGTACAATGTTATTTATAAGCGTTGGGAATGGGTTTGGAATTCCGGTATCCGTTTTAACTTTTAA
- a CDS encoding DUF4494 domain-containing protein, translating to MSMHTWFECKIRYEKLMENGMNKKVTEPYLVDALSFTEAEARIIEEMTPFITGEFTVSDIKRANYSELFPSEEEAADRWFKCKLIFITLDEKSGAEKKTSTQVLVQAADLRDAVKKLDEGMKGTMADYQIGSVAETAIMDVYPYSSEPNDKPEV from the coding sequence ATGTCAATGCATACTTGGTTTGAGTGTAAGATCCGTTACGAGAAATTGATGGAAAACGGAATGAACAAGAAAGTTACTGAACCTTATCTCGTGGATGCACTCAGCTTTACAGAAGCAGAAGCACGCATTATTGAGGAGATGACCCCGTTCATTACAGGAGAATTTACCGTATCGGATATCAAACGAGCCAACTATAGTGAACTTTTCCCCAGCGAAGAAGAAGCTGCTGACCGCTGGTTTAAGTGTAAACTGATTTTTATCACACTAGACGAAAAAAGTGGTGCTGAGAAAAAAACGTCGACACAAGTTCTGGTACAGGCAGCCGACCTGCGCGATGCTGTAAAAAAGCTGGACGAAGGCATGAAAGGTACAATGGCTGATTATCAGATAGGTTCTGTTGCTGAAACAGCAATCATGGATGTATATCCATATAGTTCTGAGCCTAATGATAAACCGGAAGTATAA